The DNA segment GATATGGTAGCCAGTCGCCGTGGTTTCAACGAGCTGTAAAAGGGTTTCGATGCCGTGAATAGTGCCGTATGGGCTTGGAGAACTCAGCGTGATTTGTTCACCCTGAGTGGTAATTTTGTAGGACTCTACAGAGTCGATGTTCTGTACTTCAGACTTTGGCGCCGCGTCGATATCAATGATCAGGTTCGCTTGGTCTGCACTATCCACCTGCCAATTTAGAATCGGTACACCCGTCTGACGCTCAAGGCGATCAATAAAACGTTTCGCCGTGTACTCAACGCGATCAGAATTAAAGCCTTTGATGTAAACCTTGAAGTTACCGTCGACCTTCACTTGCCCAGCTTGCAGCTCGACCGTTTGTGGGTACGGCATTAAATTTAGATCGGTATTTGGAGCCATTGCTAACGCCATTGGGGACACTACTGAACCTGAAATCAATAGGGATAATATAGTTTTTTTCATTATTAGTTTTCCTATATAACGGGCGTTCTGTTTTGTTTATCGGAGGCAATTCACAAAACAGAACCATCAACCACTGCTGTTGTTTATCTTTATTCCAAACGCTTCTCGTTAGTTCACAAGAGCGACCGCTTCTCGAACTAACTCCGCGATCTCGTCCCACTGTTCGTTCTCGATCATCTTTGGAGAAACCATCCAAGTACCACCACAGCACACCACGCGATCCACTGCTAAGTAGTCATTGACGTTGTGTTTACCGATACCGCCTGTTGGCATTAAAGACACATCAACGTATGGCGCTAGCAGAGACTTCACCATGTTGATGCCACCAGACGCTTCTGCAGGGAAGAACTTCAAGAAGTTAAGGCCAAGCTCTAGCGCTTGCTCTACTTGGCTTGGGTTGTTTACGCCCGGAACGATCGGCATGCCGATTTCTTGGCAACGTTTTACGGTGTTTGGATTCAGGCCCGGAGCTACGA comes from the Vibrio splendidus genome and includes:
- a CDS encoding bifunctional 4-hydroxy-2-oxoglutarate aldolase/2-dehydro-3-deoxy-phosphogluconate aldolase, which encodes MSQEMINKLKQFKVIPVIQINKVEHAIPLAKVLVENGLPVAEVTFRTEAAADAIRAMRDAYPEMCIGAGTVLTPAQIDLAKESGSEFIVAPGLNPNTVKRCQEIGMPIVPGVNNPSQVEQALELGLNFLKFFPAEASGGINMVKSLLAPYVDVSLMPTGGIGKHNVNDYLAVDRVVCCGGTWMVSPKMIENEQWDEIAELVREAVALVN